The Sus scrofa isolate TJ Tabasco breed Duroc chromosome 6, Sscrofa11.1, whole genome shotgun sequence region aacacgATTTTCCCTTCATGCCCCATAGTGGGTTGTGGGAACACCCCGTTGGCAGCATCAGATCTGGTTTTTTGCCCTCATGTGGCTCATAGTGCGGCACAGCCGCTGGATGATACCGGAAGTAATGTTTCATATACAAACCCAGCAAGCACCCCACGAGGAAGATGTAGCTAGTTATGATCATATACCAGGAGTTTCCTAATCCTCCCGGAGAGCCAGGAGAGAAGAAGGGTGGAGGAGTTAGCTGGGCAAGGGGACATGGGCAGTGGAAAGGGGATCAGGCAGAGTCAAGAACTGTGCTGGGGCCCTGGGCTACCAGGCTTCTCGGGGCTTGGCCTCCACCTGACCTGCCTTCTCCCCCACAGCCTGGAGGGGCCTCCCTCATACAAGCCGCCGACGCCCAAGGCGAAGCTGGAGGAGCCAGAGATGGTGAGCCCTCCCCCTGGAACCCCCAGCTGCCCCACCGTCCCGCCCACGTTTCCCCACAGTGgccggggctgggagggagggctgACTGGAGAGGCTGACTGCGAGGGGGTCCTGACCCGTCCCTCTCTCTCCCGTTACAGCCTTCCCAGCTCTTCACGCTGGGGGCCTCGGAGCACAGCCCGCTCAAGACTCCCTACTTTGATGCTGGCGCCCCATGCCCTGAACAGGTAGGTGCTCTGGAGAGGACAGAGTTGGGTTTGGTGTCTGGGTTAAAGGGCCTCCTGACCTAAGAGGTCACACACTAAAGATTACAATGCAAGTTCAGGGCTGTGTCTCTGaacttttttgcttgtttgtttgctttttagggctgcacctgcagcacagggaagttcccaggctaggggttggatcagagctacagctgccggcctccaccacagccacagcaatgcaggatctgagccacgtctgtgaccgacaccacagctcacggcaccgccggatccttaacccactgagtggggccaggaatccattgcttcctcatggatcctagtcgggttcgttaaccgctgagccatgaagggaactcctgtatctctgAATTTAAAGCACTGAGATGCATCTAGAATTCAGGGGCGAAGGTCATGGTCGTAAAAGTCCAAGGATACGAGGTTAAAGTCATCAGAGAAGACTGGTCGAGCATCTCCATTTGCCGGACACTGTGCCCAGAGCTGGGAcaagacatggtccctgcccttagTGGCCTCCTGGAGGTCAGGTGTAGGATGTTGAGTTGGAGACAAATCGAGTTTCAAAGGTCTATTAGAGGTGAAGCTTAGGTCAAGAttgaagtctggagttcccatcgtggctcagtggtaatgagtccaactagtatccttgaggatgcaggttcaacccatggcctcattcagtgggttaaggatccagcattgctacgagctgtggtgtaggtcgcagacccggcttggatcctgtgttgctgtggctgtggtgtaggcaggcagctgcagctccgattaaacccctagcctgggatgcactgggcatggccctaaaaaaaatatgaaaggaaaagaaaagagaggctcAGGATTGCTGGGTGGGGTTCACGCCCTGGGCTTTCAGTTAGGGACGAGCCATATGTTTGCTCCAGGGCAACATCTGTCCACGTGACAAGGGCTGATATTGAGTGAGGTCTGCTTGGCACAGGAGAGGGTGGTCAGGATTTGGGGGTCAAGGAGCAGATTGAGATTCTGTGTCATGCTCAAGAGGTGACCTTGGGCTCATTCCCTCTGCGCCCCCAGGAAATGCCTCGATACCATGAGTTGCCCACCTTGGAAGAGCGGTCAGGGCCCCTGCTGCTTGGGGCCACAAGCGTGGGGTCCCCCATCCTGGTGCCCCCAGGGCCACCTGCTGCGGAGAGGGTTTCCCTGGATctggaggacgaggaggaggaggaagactaTCTGGACAAGATCAACCCCATCTATGATGCCCTGTCCTACTCCAGCCCCTCTGACTCCTACCAGGGCAAAGGGTTTGTCATGTCTCGGGCCATGTATGTGTAAACTGCCATGGCCCTGGCCTCTCGCCTCTCTTTTTTGATCCCTCAGCTTTCTGCCAGGGATGTAGGACTCCTTGACCTCTGGCCAGGCCACTGTCAGTTAACACACATGCATCTCATCTGAATTCTACTCCGGTGGCTCTGCTAAGACTTCTAATCCATGATCTCTGACCCAGAGAAATGGGCCATGACAATGGAAACACCTTGACTCttgaggggctggggaaggtATGTTTCTGCACAACCTCTCACCCAAGGACCCCTAAGACTGTGACCTTAGATCATACCTCTCATGTCTCACCATCTCCAgatccaccccccaaaaaaatcccaaagaagaCCCCAGATCGCTGATTTGTCCTCAGACGGTGACTCCCAGTAGGTCTGCTGGGGTGGGTGTTGGGGGCATCCTGCTGCTCAGACCTGAGCCCTCCAGGTGGCAGAGCTCCTCTCACCcagtccccaccctgccccccaaaagTGGAAGGGAGGGGAGTCCCCAGCTCAAAGCAGAACttccccatctcctccctcctgcaGGCAGGAGTCTCAGGGTACAGACCCTTCCCTGAGCCCCCACTACCCCATTTCCTATCTACAGGGAACTAAGCCCCAACTCAGGGCTACATGGGGTGAGCCTCATGCTGAGTGTGCCTTGCTGACCCCAGCCTTGGGAGAATTTGCTGTTACTTTGAAAACTACTGAGTCCCTTTACTCCTGTCCAGTGGGATTGGACCAAGCATCTCCCTGGATGGGAAAGTGGATCACCTGGGTTTGGGGATGTGATATTGTTTTGTAATAGAGCATTTCCTACAAGATACAAGTTTGTACTTTGACCAGGTCTCACCTAGTGTTTTTTTTGTGGGCTGTGAAGGGGATGGAGATGGAACAGGATGGGAAATGAATAGGGGGCTGAGGACTTGAGGGAATCAGTAGACCAGAAGTCAAGACAGGttacagacaaaaagaaaaaggacaaaagatatgACAAAGATAATGGAGGGCCTAAAGAGCAAGAATGCATAAGCCAAAAACGTAGTGATGGGTAAtggaaggagaggggaaggagtccAGGCATGGTGGTTAAGGAAAAGGAATCCTCAACAGTAATCTAATGAATAATAGACAGAAATAaagggaacaaaggagaaatagcAGTAATTAAGTACGAGGGGCTTGGGCGTAATGAATAAACGGCAATAAAAACAGGCCAAAAGCAAAagtattaatgttttatttcatttatttatttatttatttatttatttattttcgtctttttgccttttcttgagccgctcctgcggcatatggaggttcccaggctaggggtcgaatcagagctgtagccgccgacctagaccacggccacagcaacgcgggatccaagcctacaccacagctcaccacaacgcgggatccttaacccactgagaaagaccagggatcgaacctacaacctcatggttcctagtcggattcgttaaccactgcgccacgacgggaactccagtattgttTTAATAGGAGCTCAGGGCACGATGGGTAATAGATCCGAATGAATAAGCCAGGGACAGAGGGATGAATAATGGAGCTGATGTGTAATGGACCCAAAACTAGATGCTCAATTAAGGAAGAGCTAGAAGAATGAAGGGAATGAACGGGCATAAAGGGGCTAAAGGTAGTACAGGCAACCAAACTGAAATGAATGGGACGGAAGGCATGCTGGGTAATGGGACCTGAATGAATGGGCCAAAGATAGAAGCCGCAGCGACTTggccaggggtgggaggagacCCAGAAGACATCATGGGTAACGAAAGGGGTGGGTCTACGGCAACTGTCCTGTTAAATAGGTAAGGGGCATTGTGGGTAACAAGAAACAGGACAGGGTTCATGTAACGGGTTAGAATTCTCCCGTGGCACTGTGGGAACGGCCAGCACTTCCGGCTTTCGGTCCGCGACTCAGGACTAGGGGGCCGCCCCTTTGCCGCGAAGCCTGGTGGGACGCGAGGCCTGACCTTGCTGCCTAGCAGCCTCTGCCGCGCAACCCACCTTTATCCATGTCCTTTGACCCCGGCACTTTAGCCAATGAACACACCAGATAGATTACGTCAATAGGGTAGGACCTTGTACCTGCCGGAGCCAATCAGGATGCGTCAAGGACCAAGGCCGACCAATAAACATGGCAACTTCGCCGCGGGGCGGAGTCGAAAGTGTGGGGGGGGTGACTTCTGGAAAGGGGCGGAGGCGATACGTCAAAAGGGCGTTGCAAAGCAAGCAGCACAGGCCAATGGCGGGCGAGCACCGGAACCCGCGGCATCGCGAACCAATCGGCGTGGGCTCTCCAAGCCAGTGGGAAGGACGGGGAGGTGTGCTTTGACCTGTCTGCGAGTGGGAACCAACAGAAAAGGACGTTCCAAGGAAGTGGGTGGAACTCTCATCCACGACACCAATAGTAAGGCCAGACCCTGAAGCCGGTGGGCGGACGCAAGGGCCCGTTAAACCAATGgactggggggggcggggcgacggtggcggcggcggcggcagcgggttCGGTTGCGCGTGGCGCACGGGGTGGGAGCGGAGCCCAGACCGGGAGGAGGCGCTGCCGCGGGTGAGAACCGGGGTTACGAGCAAGGGGGTGTTGGCTGGGGACAGGGCTTGGAGCCCGTGGGCCTTGACCTCTGCCCTCTGACCCTTCCCTTTGCAGGCGACCATGGGGAACGTCTTGGCCGCTAGTTCGCCGCCTGCAGGGCCGCCGCCGCCACCTGCGCCTCCCCTCGTGGGACTGCCTTCGCCTCCGCCCTCTCCTCCCGGCTTCACGCTGCCGCCGCTCGGGGGCGGCCTGGGCGCTGGGGCTGGTACAGGTCGAGGTTCCGAACGGACCCCTGGGACTGCGGCCGCTAACGCTGGAGGGACCGGGGATGATGGGGCCTGTGGCTGCCTGCCCAACCCGGGCACGTTCGAGGAGTGCCACCGGAAGTGCAAGGGTGAGGGGCTAGGGGCCCGGCGGGAGTGTGATGGCCCGGAtctcggggggagggggagaacacTGAGGACCTTGGGAATTGGCACGGACCACTGGAATCATTGAACACAGCGTTAGGAGCTGATGTTGGAGTCGAATGGTGCAACGTTGAACTCGGGGCTTAGAACGATGGGATCAAATGGTGGAACCTTGGGATGGAATGCCAAGGCAGCAGAGAAAAGCTTTAGGGACCTCAGGAACCCCAGGAATCAGCCAAGCCAGCCTCATGTGATcgtgagggaaactgaggcccaaggtcACCGTGACAGCAAGGGGCAGTGGGGGTAGAAGCCAAGGCTTTTGGATCCCGATGTGGAATAGTTATGATGGAAGAGTGGTGGCCACATCCTGAGCACTGGCACTCAGTACGTGTTAACTCATGAAACCCTTGCAATAGTTCTATGCGGTGAATATCCTCAACTTCCAGTTGATAAAATTGACAGACTGAGATGAGTTGACGTGTCTCCTGTCACACTGGCAGTAAGTGGTGGCCCTGGGATTTGGATGTAGGCAAAGGCCTTGATCCTGAGCACATCAAAACACTAGGCTGTTTTGCCTCTGTATTGGTTGGGGTACTTTGCAATGTGTTGCTTGTGGGTACCTGGGGAATGGAGAGTGAGGATTCTAGGGAAGGAAGGCACCTgagaagaggtgtgtgtgtgtgtgtgtgtgtgtgtgtgtgtgtgtgtgtgtgtgtgtgtgttcggaGTGTGACAACCAGCATTCTCTCTTTCTCAGAGCTGTTTCCTATTCAGATGGAAGGTGTCAAGCTCACAGTCAACAAAGGTTTGAGTAATCATTTCCAGGTGAGCCTTCCTGGGCCCCTCTTCCTCCAGGGGTCATCCCCCCCATCCCCCTGCATCTGCCCACACAGCCCTTTTATTGCAGCCTAAAGGTGTGGGCTCCTTGTTGCCAGACTAACCACTCCGTGGCGACCAGTGTAGAGTCTGGGGACCAAGAGTCCAGAAATAATGCACCTCACCCCCAACCAGCATCCAGGCAGGAATAAAGTGCCAGGCGTGTGCCCCAGCCCTGGCACATCCCTCCTCTAAGCTTCCAATCTAGTCAGGGCACACCTCCCAGTCTTCATcttcagcccagcccagcctgatAGGAAAGCTAGATTGACAAGGATCCCGGATCCTGGGCTGGAGGGGAGCTGTCCTAGGCATGAGCTCAGCTGCATTCCTTGGGCAGGGGCGTGGTCCTCGGACTCATCGCCACAGccctccctcttttcccaggTGAACCATACAGTCGCCCTCAGCACAATCGGGGAGTCCAACTACCACTTTGGGGTCACGTACGTGGGGACAAAGCAGCTGAGTCCCACAGAGGTGAGCTTCCTTTTGCCATTCATTCATTGTATCTTTCTTGTAACACATAATGCAGCCAAACAGGTAAAGAAGGCTTTGTCAGTAGGAGGTCAGAGCTGCCAAGGGTGTTGGGACGTGCTGTCTGTCTCTCCAAGGTGCCCTGGAGCCTGGGTCATTTCTTCATCCTGCCCTCCACTTCTCAGCCTAGCCCTGTGCCGAGAGAAGCTGAGGACGCCAAGGTCACCAGTGATGACCcagagtgggcagggctgggctgtgtgGATCCTTGCTGGGCTTCGAAGGCCAAGCTAGGCATTTCACCTCGGGGGCACTAGGGGGCAGTGGAGAGCCACTGAAAGATTTGAACGAGGGAAAGACAGGCCAAGAGGAGGCCAGATGAATGCTTTGGAACTGGCATTTCTCAAGTTGTCTGGAGGCTATTAAGGGAGTGGAAAAAACTGGGGGCCTGGAAGGAGGTTGGGCCAGGACACGGGTGGGCTTAAGGGACTAAATTAGTCTTTGCTTATGTTAACCATTTCCAGGTAATTTACTCAACCAACCTTCCTTGCACCCCCATTctgtgcccagccctgtgctggggACATAGCAGTGATTCAAACAGACATGGGGCTCACAGCCCAGTGGAGAAAGGGAACAGGCCTGTCCCCAGACAGCAGTAGTCCAGGGTGGGCAAGACTGAGATGGGAGAACCCAAAAGCAGTGTGAGCTCAGAGGAGAGCCTGGGTCAGCCTAGGTGGCCTtggagggcttcttggaggagaaGACCCAATCTGAGGCTTCCTAATCCTCGGCTTCTCACCGAGGCCCATCATGGGTGTTCTTCCCTAATGCTAGATCTCTGACCTCTAACCCTGTCCTCTGCCCCACAGGCGTTCCCCGTGCTGGTGGGTGACATGGACAATAGCGGCAGCCTCAATGCTCAGGTCATTCACCAGCTGGGCCCCGGCCTCAGGTCCAAGATGGCCATCCAGGTGAGGGGGAGTCGGTGGCTCCCCGTACCCCTCTGAGCCCCAGGCTGCTCTTGTCCTTGCGCGCCATGCACAGAGAAGCCCCACATACTGAAACATTGGGTTTAGAACAGAAAGAGGTTTGTTGTGAGGACCAAGCAGGGAGCAGGCGTGGCCTATGCGCTGAAGTCCCCAGCTTCCCAGTAGTTTTTcggttgtttggttggttggttgggtttttttttggtttttggttttcttctcttagagctgcactcacggcatatgaaagttcccaggctagaggtcaaatcgctgcagccgcctacaccacagttcacagcaacaccagatccttaacttgctgagcaaggccagggatcaaacccgcgccaatCATgtatacttgttgggttcgttactgctgagccagaaggggaacttttgtttgtttgtttttgttgttattttcttcttttttggccgctccgaggcatatggagttcccaggccagggatccgatccaagctgcagttgcaacctgtgctgcagctgtggcagcactggatccttaacccacttcactgggccagggatcgaacctgtggcctggtgctgcagagatgctggcgATTccgttgcaccatagcaggaactccaaactccctAATAGTTTTCAGGAAGGAGTTTTTCAAGGCAGACCTGAGGGGAGGGCTACAGGGCATGCGCCTTTCTTCGGGTTGGTCGGTGGACTGGAATAGAGTGGTACACCCGGAATCTGTGCTCAGCCTGAAGGTACCCACCTCCCAGGGGTGGGGGCCCTCGTCCCTATGGAGGAGCTCAAAGGCGCGTATGGTTGGCGTGCACCTGAGGAGGTTCTGAGACTCCGCCTTATCGTGGCAGCTGATTGACTGCCTTCCCTTTGTTTTCGCTTTGCCTCGCTTTTCCATTTAGTAGAATTTGGAGGTCTAGGAGGCTGAAACCTTTTTCCTACATACAAgaaaaaaaggtggagttcccgttgtggctcagcaggttaagaacctgattagcatccacaagggtgcaggttctatccctggccccgctcagtgggttaaggatctggcattgccacaagctgtggtataaggtcacagacgtggccctgatcccgtgttactgtggctgtggtgtaggccggcagctatagctccagttcgacccctagcttgggaacttccatgtgccgcgggtgggcccctaaaaagaaaagggggaaaggcTTTTTGGACCTGGGAGGGCCCCATGGGGTCCTGCTAGGTTGTACCCTCacgcctgcccctccccctccctcccagaccCAGCAGTCGAAGTTTGTGAACTGGCAGGTGGATGGGGAGTACCGGGGCTCCGACTTCACGGCAGCCGTTACCCTGGGGAACCCAGATGTCCTGGTGGGTTCAGGTAAGAGGCACAGGGCCTGGAGGATGGCTCGAATCCCAGTCCCAGCTTCACCAACAAATCCATTTCTCGTACTCCCCCGCCCCTTCCTGCCGTCCAAGAAATGGCCTGAGACAGGTGTGACTTCAGAACATCAAACTGCACAACTCAGATTTGGCTGGAATCCAGCCAAAacccaggctggggctcagaaccactgtgttgtttgtttgtttcattagaATGGCGTGTGTGGTCTCAGGACCTACTGCGAGGTTCAGGTTCTCTCTGTCTCTACACAGAGGAATTCAGCAAGACGCCAAGTGATGGCTGAGAAATAGATTCATGGAGAGAGATACACAGAGAAGGCCCTGGAAGATCCGCATTCCGCCAACAGAATGCGGTCCATCGCAAAGGGCCAGAGAGCCGCCCTGACAGCAACACCCCTCTGACAGGGCGGGGGCCTCTCAGACCCACAGAAGTGGGGTGCTGGGTTTTCCGGGGCTGGGTCATTTCACAGGCTAACGAGCGCCAGCATTAGTCCAGccactggggggaggggcggggatgTCCAGAAATTGGGTTGCGCCCACTTGGTCCCTTTGCTGGTTGGCTTTGGACCTGTCCTGGGACCCTTGGGCATGTCATTTGAGCATTAATGTAGGTCAGGATGGAAGGAGGGCCCAAGGTCCCTGGAGTCTTCCACCATCTAGGCCACAATTGGTTCCAGTGTGGTTGTGTGTCCTCAAGGGCCTTGTCATTCTTTTGaaggttgtgccctgcccccttcccgcCCTATTTCAGTCGCGTTGTGGATGAGAAAGCAGGTTcaggccccagctctgcccctgaccTGGCGCCACCGTGGGCACGTCCATCGCCTCCGAGGGCCttgctttcctcatctgtgaagtcaGGTTGCCTCACAGGGTCGTTGAGTAGGTCATGGGAGTTCACGTGCTTCCCACGGGATCAGGCACCCAATGGGTCCCCAGGAGCGGAGCTGCTCCCGCTATTACTTGCGGGGCCCTGGGGTTGGTCCAGGGCACAGGACAGCCCGCTCGGCAGGCGGGGCCCATGCAGTTGAAGGGAGGCGGGGAGGTGGCACGGGGCTGAGGAGGCAGTTTCCCGTCTGGGTTGCCTGGGCCAGGGCCTCCCACCCTCTCCACCCTGCTTCCCCTTTTCACGTCCCGTCCATGGGTGTCCGTCTTTGATGTCTCCGCATGCGCGGGGCGAGGCTTCCTCACTCACGTACCAGCTGTGTTCTCTCTCCAGAGGACACGGTTGTCAGCGGGGACAATCACGTCTGTCCTCTGGGAGCCTCTGTTCTAGTGAGCCACAGAAAGCGGCCCACAAGGGCCAGGGGCGATGGTGCTGGGGAGAAAGACGGCAGCCTCAGGAGgggtggctgggtgggtggggtctCTGCAGACCCCCATCCCAACGGgaaggcttcattacataggcggTGTTTAAAGGCAGACTGGAGGGTGTCAGGGAAGGGGCCCCGCAGACCTTCAGCCGGAAGGACCAGCAggtgccaaggccctgaggtgggagcctTCACCGGCCCCTCCAGGAGGACTGCAGCTGGGATTGGTGCCAAAACTCCATCCGCAGATGCTGAATAGGAACGGAGAGTTGGGGTGAAGGAGGAGATgcctttattgctttgccaggcagagggggcccagcaggctaatgccttaaagctGTGCTCCCCTTGGGAGTGATGAGAAGTGGTTTCATGGTTTGGGGAGTGGCAAATGGGCCGTAGGTAAGGAGCAGGGTTGAGGTGGCCTGTGCTGTTTCTCCAAGCCGGTGTGTGTCGGCCCTGGGACCAGTTCATTGGTCTTTCTCCTGCGTGAAGACTGCTTCATCCAGTAGCTCTTCCCTTttggggggtttagttctgcagaaaggcatATAGGTATCGTTCTGtacattccttgaggaggaaccggGACCTGCCCCTAGGCTGCCCTGCTCCTCCCTCGACTccgcatcccctcccctccctgcgtatcagctgccctttggaactcagggaaggtcatggaggtggAGGCTTATTCCCTGAGAACAAGAaacgggggacacagaaaggcttggaTGCCCAGGAGCCCTCTTTCATCTGCCGTCCCTGCCGCTTGGAACTTTCTGGTCTTGCCGTGGCCAAATGAGTGCATGTCAGGCCGCGCAGCCAGCTCATGAGGCTTCAGAGATCCCCACTTCCTCGCCTGCCCCCCCACACCAGGACAGCATCTCTTCCCAGGCAGGAGGATGTGGCTGCCTCACCACTGTGTGCCTAGCGCCTGGAACCGTGCTGGGAACAGAGTATGCGCTCAGAGAAATCCTGAGCAGTGGCCACATCAGGCCCCGTCTATCACCCCACGCCCCCTTGTCAGGCCCTCAGCACCCCATGTGCGCATCCTTCATCCTGTCCTTCAGGCACTAGGGATCGAGCCATGAGGGTGCAGCAGGGAGGAGGACTCCGCAGGGGAGGCCCCGCCACCTTAGGCGCTGCTGTCTCCTCGCAGCCGCGCGGCTACTGCTGACCGTGGTTGTGCGCAGTTGCTCGGAGGGGAAtccagagaccagagaggagggCAGGCCCCGGGGGGCAGGCCCAGAAGCTGGGGTGTAAGACGCTCTGGGGTCTCTTGGCACTGGGTCCCCGTCATGGCTGGAGACTCAAGTTGAAGTCCCTGTGTGACCTCTGAATGGTCACCTTTCTCTCTGGGGCCTCAGAGTCGCCCTCTGTTGAAGGAGGAGCTGCTCCTGGCTGGGGGTGTGCTGCTGATGGTTACAGCCGGCTCCAGGGGTCGGGCTGGTGTGGGGGGGGTATCTGTATCCTCTACtcacagggagaagaaaaggacagCTGCTcacttggggcggggggtggggggaaccagCTCCAGCCCACCCTAACCCCGCTAGTGGCAGCCCCTCCCGGATGTGCCTGCTCCCTCAGGCAGCCCCAGTCGTGCCTCGCATCTGCCTGGGAAGCATCTTCTGGAATCTGGGTTCACACCTCTTACTCGTGTCCCCAGGGCTTCCACCCAGTCCCACCCCAGCTCCGGGCGGTCCCGTTCCCGCCGTCCCTTCTGCTCCAGTCCTGCACACCGCTTGGCCAGCCGCGTGCTTCCCAAGCTGGCTCTCGCCTGTCCTGTCAGGCCAGGAACCTTCGGTTCCCCATCCCGCTCCATTTCTGATGATCTCcctgtctctgcagaggtgtATCTTGTTTCCCGTTTCTCTGTCACCGCCGCCTCTGTGTCCCCCGCGCTCTGGCTCCTGGTTCTTCCCATCTGCAGAGAGGGCGTCCCGGTGTCTGTCTGTTCCCCGGGGCGCCGCAGGCCGACGGGAAGGAGTCTCGGTCCTGGGGCTCAAGAGCCTCAGCTGTAGCGTGACTCTGAGCCTGGGCGTGGGAAGTGGAGAAGCCTGGATTCTGTCTCTGACCCATTTTGTGACCTTGTGGGAGTGTCTTAATCCCTCAGCCTCCGTGGCCGCCTCTGTCAGTAGAGGCGAAGGGACGTAGAGGAGATGAGGTTCTCTGGGGCCTGGGAGGCCGACCTCAGAGCCCTGTGACCCACTCCAGCAACGGGCCCACGTGGGAGGTGTGAGGCTCCCGCAGGGAGAGCCCAGAAGGCTGCCTGGAGCAGGCCTCCAGCCTGGCCCCCTGCCTGGCCAGAAACTAGC contains the following coding sequences:
- the TOMM40 gene encoding mitochondrial import receptor subunit TOM40 homolog isoform X1: MDWGGRGDGGGGGGSGFGCAWRTGWERSPDREEALPRATMGNVLAASSPPAGPPPPPAPPLVGLPSPPPSPPGFTLPPLGGGLGAGAGTGRGSERTPGTAAANAGGTGDDGACGCLPNPGTFEECHRKCKELFPIQMEGVKLTVNKGLSNHFQVNHTVALSTIGESNYHFGVTYVGTKQLSPTEAFPVLVGDMDNSGSLNAQVIHQLGPGLRSKMAIQTQQSKFVNWQVDGEYRGSDFTAAVTLGNPDVLVGSGILVAHYLQSITPCLALGGELVYHRRPGEEGTVMSLAGKYTLNNWLATVTLGQAGMHATYYHKASDQLQVGVEFEASTRMQDTSVSFGYQLDLPKANLLFKGSVDSNWIVGATLEKKLPPLPLTLALGAFLNHRKNKFQCGFGLTIG
- the TOMM40 gene encoding mitochondrial import receptor subunit TOM40 homolog; the protein is MGNVLAASSPPAGPPPPPAPPLVGLPSPPPSPPGFTLPPLGGGLGAGAGTGRGSERTPGTAAANAGGTGDDGACGCLPNPGTFEECHRKCKELFPIQMEGVKLTVNKGLSNHFQVNHTVALSTIGESNYHFGVTYVGTKQLSPTEAFPVLVGDMDNSGSLNAQVIHQLGPGLRSKMAIQTQQSKFVNWQVDGEYRGSDFTAAVTLGNPDVLVGSGILVAHYLQSITPCLALGGELVYHRRPGEEGTVMSLAGKYTLNNWLATVTLGQAGMHATYYHKASDQLQVGVEFEASTRMQDTSVSFGYQLDLPKANLLFKGSVDSNWIVGATLEKKLPPLPLTLALGAFLNHRKNKFQCGFGLTIG